The genomic region CAAGAAACCTTATCTTCTGCCAGAAACAAAGTTTTCTATGATGCATCAATGCCTATGTGTGGTGTCGTCGCCGGCACACACGAGTTCGACTATTTGCTTGATGTCACCTTTGCGGCACAGCATGTTGCAGGACTTGGCCCAAACACCTACCCGGCGGACTTTGACCAGTCGGAAATTGACAGTATTCTCTGATCGACGAACCCATCATTTACCGCACAGGGTGTTCCAACAGCGGCCGGCATTGAACTCGAGGGAATCGTCCGCAATCTCAACACCTTTTACCAACTGGACAATGACCCGCTCCGATCTACAGAAGAGAACACCTTTAACAACACCATCCTGAGAGTTGAGCCAGACCCGGCTGCCAACGCGCCGCGAGCAAACGGCCTACGTTATATTCCGGAGGTAAATGGACAGTTCTCGGTTCCGGTGATGACACTGCATGGTTTGGGCGACTTATACGTGCCGTTCGTCCATGAACATATCTATCGCCGGCGTGCGATTGCCAATGGTAGCGACAACCTTCTTGTACAAAGAGCCATTCGTGCACCGGGTCACTGCGATTTCACCGTCGAAGAACAGTCTTCAGCGTTTAGCGACCTGGTGGGCTGGGTCAACGCAGGTATAAAACCGATCGGTGATAACGTTCTGGATGCGAGCATAGTTTCGCAGGAAAGCTATGGTTGTACATTTTCTGATCCAGCACGGGATCAACACATGAGCGCTTGTCTCGCGCAGTAATCAAATCTGCAATAAAAAAGGGTGGCCTGCCGGGCGGTAATCCCCCCTTTTTTCTTGGATTCAAGTAATAAGTGCAGCACCGCTCGTATTTAAAGCTCCTGAGTATTCGCCCCAGAAAACCTCTGCCGGTGTGCGATAGCCCAACCGCTTTCTTGGCCGGTTATTCAGTCTGTTCACGGCTTGCCTGATTGCCTTTCTGGACACCCTGGCGAAGTCGGTTCCTTTTGGGAAGTACTGCCTCAATAGGCCGTTTGTATTCTCGTTGGAGCCCCGCTGGCTGGACCGGTAAGGGTCACAGAAATCCGAGGTCAGCGACAGCGTGTTGCTGAACGTCTGATGGTCTGCAAACTCAGAACCGTTGTCCAAAGTCAGCGTCTGTACCGCGCCTCTGATAGGCCTTAATTCACGGATGATGACATCTATGACTAAGCCGGCTTTAAGCTTCGGTACACAGTCTGCAAGAAGATAGCCCGTGCGCCTTTCAACCAAGGTGACTGCGCCAGAATTTTTATGTCCATGAAGGATCGTATCGCCCTCCCAATGGCCTATATGCAGCCGTTCGTCAACGGCTTTGGGACGGTCGCAGTAGGAATGCCGGTCACCCGGCACCCCCTGCACAGATCCGTACGTGCGCTACTAACGCATACGGCTCCTATCTTGAGTGTATACCGTCAAATCGTTTGTTTGGCCAAGGATGCACAACTCTGGGTTGTGGCAGCGCGTCTCGCAAGAACTGACCGAAGCGCGCCCACAGGAGACGGTAGCGCTGGCGGCGGCGTAACGCCTTCATCCAGAGCTTTCCAAGTTCCGTGTGAAAGCGGCTCACCCTGATGACGTTGCCTGGAACGGCAAAGTAGTTCAGGTGACCCCGCATCACTGCAGCCAGCCAGCGTTTCTGCTCGCCAACCGGCCGATGCCTGTTTCGGTATAACCAGTCCTTTACGCTATGCAGCGTTCGTCGCGTGCGGCTCACAGATGTTTGCCAGCAACGGCGAAATCACTGCGCCCTGAGACACTCCGCGAGCTGAGCGCACGTGCCTGCCGTCCTCGTCGTAATGGCCTACCTTCATCCATTGTGTCAGTAGGCGAATCAGACGCTTGTCCTTGATCCGGTGCTGGATAAACGTGATCAGCCAATCATGTTCGACCCGGTCGAAGAACTTCCGGATATCCAGATCCAGCACCCAGTTCACTTTTCGTCTCGTGATCCCCACGTAGAGCGCATCCAGCGCATCGTGCTGCCCCCTGCCCGGCCTAAACCCGTAGGAGAAGTCAAGGAAATCTTCCTCGTAAATGTGCTGCATAAGCGCAACGGTTGCCTGCTGGACCAACTTATCTTCCATGCACAGAAGGCTCAGTGGCCGCAGGCTGCTATAGCGCGACAATTAACTTGGCCGGTTCGTATTGACCTTCACCATACGGCCGCCACAGGCTGAGTGTGGAGGTATGTCCGGGATCTCCCGAGTTCCGTACAGAGTGCTTATCTGCATGCTGAAGGTCTGCGACTGCGGGAGAGTGGCCCATACCTTGCGGCTTGACGGTACTGGCCCTGTTGCATTTTGCTTCGCTTAACAGCATCTGCCTCTCCAACTAATGATTTCGCCGTTCGATACTTCGCCTGCAGACACCCCTGTCAACACTTCACGGCGCCCCTTGCGGACAGTCGCGCATGACTCGGGGACGAGGTGGCCCGCCAGCCTTACCTCGTAGGGACTTTCATCCTGACACTCTGCCGATTTAGCTCGGCGTTCTAAGCGTTCATCACTAGCGATGATGGGCAGTATCGTGTGATGTCTTTCAGCTTCAAAATATCGATTGTGACTACTGGTGTTAAGCGTCGGTGTATTGAATCGCCCCGGGTTTAGTAGAGACAGCAACCGTTGGCTTTCGGCCATCATGCGACAGTTGATACGTTGGCTTGGTATAGCGCTTGATCCATTGATACAAGCGGTGCAACGAACCACAGCTTCGTTATTTAGAGGCAATCACTGCAAGCAGTCGAACTAGTGCGGGACGGAGAATCGACACTTCGAAATCTTTGCGCTGCAATGCTAGCTGGCTAACAACGTGTCCGCTGATGGTATTGATCATTAGTGCTGCATCCTCGTCTGGATCGTCAGAGCCGAGGTTGGTCAAAACCTTGCGAATGATCCGGGTGTAAGCTCGTCCCCACTCACGCAGAATAGGCCGAAGTTCGGGCGATCGGGCTGCAGCCAAGTGCAGTTCGATGATTGTGATCCCCATGCTGCGGTCTTCAATCATTTGCTGATTAGAATGGCGTGCGATCACCGTCGCCAAGGCCTCCGGATTGGTCTGCATGGTCTCGAAATCACTCAAAACAGTCGACAGTACTTCTATGTTGCGATTGGCGACCAGTACCATCGCTTCCTTGATAAGCTCTTCACGTGTACCAAAATAATAGGTTACCGAACCATGACTTGCGTTGGCCTCTGCTACCACCGTACGAAACGTTACAGCGCCCGGGCCATCACGCACGATAATCTGCAGCGTTGCGGAAAGCAGGGCACTACGCCGCTCTGTGCCACGCTGAGTCAGATTGGCTGGCGCTCGAGTTGCGGTTCGAGATAAGTTATGCGTGTTTTTGCGTGCGGAAGTGTCGGTCATAAATCGCTACTGTAGTCTGAAGGCCGACTTTAACATAAGTGGTGTAAACGTCGGCACCTGCTATGAGCGGGGTGCCGACTGGCTAGCCGTGCAATAGATCAGACTGCGCCAGCGCCTGGGAGCCTTGGAAGGCGCACATGTACTTCGCTTATACCTACTATGTCCCCATCCTGATCGGTCGCCTCAATATTGATGATCGCAAAGTCGTTGCCGTTGTTCAGAACATGGATATCGCGCACCTTACCCTTACAGGTAATGATATTACCGACAGGTCCCGGCTTGGTGAATTTGCTGTCCACCGTGATGATGTCAGCCAATGGCCCGAATGACCTCAACACCACAGAAGCCATGAATGACATGCTCATCATGCCATGCTGAACCGTCTTAGGGGTGCCAAATACTTGGGCGCGCTCACACCAGTCCGGATTCATATGCACTGGATTAAGGTCGAGACTCGCGAGGCCGTAACGGTGAATCAAATCTTGAGTGATCTCGTAAACGAGCGGCTCCAGTACATCGCCGGCCTTGAGGTCGTCGAGATATGGGACAGCTTTGGTTTCAACTTGTTGTACTGTATTCATGATCAGTCTCCTCTGTAATCAAGCTGTGGCAAAACGACGAACGTCGTCGGCGGTGGGCGGCAGGATGAGCGTGCCCCAGAACTCGACTTTCTTGCGCCCATTCTGGTCGGTCAACACTGAATGCGTGGTGATGTAGGCCTTATCACGGCGCCAGTAGCGGTCACTTGTTTCCTGCATCTGGGTTAATCGGTCACCCACATTAAGCTTGTCAAAGAACTCGATGTGCTGAAATGGGTTGCGCGCGCCGGGAGTTCGGATCCAAGAGCCTGACGAGTCCGGTTGCGCGAACCAGAACGCAATGGTGGTTATGAATACCGGATGCACGATAACCGTTCCGTGAGGAGCATGAGCGCGGGCATAATCGGGATCGACGAAGAGCGGGTGAGTCTCGCCGAGCGCTCTGTTATAGGCGACGACGTCTTCTTCCTCGACGATAAAGGTTCTCGCATTGCGTTTCATTTGACCGACTTCGACCGTATCCCAAAATTCGCAGTCCTCCCATGTTGCAAGGAAATCACGGGTAAAGCCGCGCTGTCTCTCCGTTTCAACAAGATGTTCGAATACTTCGGTGTTCTTGCTCATGTTTAAAACTCCTGTGCTTCAAGTTCTCCAAATGGAGCGTTTTAGGCGCCCTCTTGTGCCGACTTTCCAGCAAGAGAAGGCTGGGTAATTTTTCAGAATGTCTGTTCAATCCCGTACAAGTGCTGAATTTGGGCGCTGTATTTGTGTTCGATTGCTTTGCGTTTGAGCTTCATCGTGGACGTCAACTCATCGCCGCCTGGAT from Marinobacter sp. LV10R510-11A harbors:
- a CDS encoding reverse transcriptase domain-containing protein codes for the protein MEDKLVQQATVALMQHIYEEDFLDFSYGFRPGRGQHDALDALYVGITRRKVNWVLDLDIRKFFDRVEHDWLITFIQHRIKDKRLIRLLTQWMKVGHYDEDGRHVRSARGVSQGAVISPLLANICEPHATNAA
- a CDS encoding MaoC family dehydratase, with the protein product MSKNTEVFEHLVETERQRGFTRDFLATWEDCEFWDTVEVGQMKRNARTFIVEEEDVVAYNRALGETHPLFVDPDYARAHAPHGTVIVHPVFITTIAFWFAQPDSSGSWIRTPGARNPFQHIEFFDKLNVGDRLTQMQETSDRYWRRDKAYITTHSVLTDQNGRKKVEFWGTLILPPTADDVRRFATA
- a CDS encoding TetR/AcrR family transcriptional regulator, with the protein product MTDTSARKNTHNLSRTATRAPANLTQRGTERRSALLSATLQIIVRDGPGAVTFRTVVAEANASHGSVTYYFGTREELIKEAMVLVANRNIEVLSTVLSDFETMQTNPEALATVIARHSNQQMIEDRSMGITIIELHLAAARSPELRPILREWGRAYTRIIRKVLTNLGSDDPDEDAALMINTISGHVVSQLALQRKDFEVSILRPALVRLLAVIASK
- a CDS encoding IS30 family transposase, whose amino-acid sequence is MQGVPGDRHSYCDRPKAVDERLHIGHWEGDTILHGHKNSGAVTLVERRTGYLLADCVPKLKAGLVIDVIIRELRPIRGAVQTLTLDNGSEFADHQTFSNTLSLTSDFCDPYRSSQRGSNENTNGLLRQYFPKGTDFARVSRKAIRQAVNRLNNRPRKRLGYRTPAEVFWGEYSGALNTSGAALIT
- a CDS encoding MaoC family dehydratase, with translation MNTVQQVETKAVPYLDDLKAGDVLEPLVYEITQDLIHRYGLASLDLNPVHMNPDWCERAQVFGTPKTVQHGMMSMSFMASVVLRSFGPLADIITVDSKFTKPGPVGNIITCKGKVRDIHVLNNGNDFAIINIEATDQDGDIVGISEVHVRLPRLPGAGAV